A region of Roseobacter litoralis Och 149 DNA encodes the following proteins:
- a CDS encoding c-type cytochrome, methanol metabolism-related, with protein MKTTHCIIALCLAAGLPMTAMAEEPVDPAVYEAAYSEDGRYFNADDIPTFNIAEDGTVDWLTFSGFRRYHAECHVCHGPDGEGSTYAPAVKNAAVDLGYEGFFDVVVNGRKNGNSVMPHFGENRNVMCYLDDIYVYLKARGTDSVPRGRPAKKEAKSDMIREDENACMG; from the coding sequence ATGAAAACCACACACTGCATTATTGCACTTTGCCTTGCCGCAGGTCTGCCAATGACCGCCATGGCGGAGGAGCCAGTGGATCCGGCAGTCTATGAAGCGGCCTACAGTGAAGACGGCCGATACTTCAACGCCGATGATATCCCGACTTTCAACATAGCCGAAGATGGTACAGTGGACTGGCTGACCTTTTCCGGTTTTCGTCGCTATCACGCGGAATGCCACGTTTGTCATGGTCCGGATGGCGAAGGGTCGACCTATGCACCCGCCGTTAAAAATGCCGCCGTTGACCTTGGCTATGAAGGATTCTTCGACGTGGTCGTGAATGGCCGTAAGAATGGAAACTCCGTCATGCCCCATTTTGGGGAAAACCGGAATGTCATGTGTTACCTTGATGACATATATGTCTATCTGAAGGCGCGTGGAACAGATTCAGTGCCGCGCGGACGTCCGGCCAAGAAGGAAGCTAAATCCGATATGATCCGCGAGGACGAAAATGCCTGCATGGGCTGA
- the xoxF5 gene encoding lanthanide-dependent methanol dehydrogenase XoxF5, with amino-acid sequence MRKLSLLTSGIALCAASMAFANDDLMTQMSDSKQWAIQTGDYKNQRYSALDQINTENVGDLQVAWTFSTGVLRGHEGSPLVIGDTMYVHTPFPNIVYALDLANEGKILWKYEPKQDPDVIPVMCCDTVYRGVAYADGKIFLHQADTTVVALNAETGAVEWSVVNGDPSIGETNTATVLPVKDKVIVGISGGEFGVRGHTTAYDMASGELVWRAYSMGPDSDILVDPENTTHLGKPVGENSGTNTWEGDQWMIGGGTTWGWFSADMDENLFYYGTGNPSTWNPAQRPGDNRWSMTLMARDIDTGVAKWFYQMTPHDEWDYDGVNENILTEQMIDGEERKLLTHFDRNGLGYTMDRVTGELLVAEKFDPVVNWTSGVDMDPDSETYGRPAVVAQYSTAQNGEDVNSTGICPAALGTKDQQPSAYSPRTEMFYVPTNHVCMDYEPFRVSYTAGQPYVGATLSMYPAPDSHGGMGNFIAWDGVNGEIKWSIPEKFSVWSGALATAGDVVFYGTLEGHLKAVSAETGEELYRFKTPSGIIGNVMSYEHDGRQYIGILSGVGGWAGIGLAAGLTNPNDGLGAVGGYAALSDYTALGGQLTVFALPN; translated from the coding sequence ATGAGAAAGCTATCGCTTTTGACTTCTGGGATCGCTCTTTGCGCGGCCAGTATGGCTTTTGCAAATGACGATCTAATGACCCAGATGAGTGATTCCAAACAATGGGCCATTCAGACGGGTGACTATAAAAACCAACGCTACTCTGCGCTTGATCAGATCAACACTGAAAACGTCGGTGATCTGCAGGTGGCATGGACATTCTCCACGGGTGTCTTGCGCGGCCATGAAGGCTCGCCTCTGGTGATTGGCGACACGATGTATGTGCATACGCCGTTCCCAAATATCGTTTATGCGCTTGATCTGGCCAACGAAGGTAAAATCCTTTGGAAGTATGAGCCAAAGCAGGATCCGGATGTTATTCCGGTGATGTGCTGTGACACTGTCTATCGCGGTGTGGCCTATGCGGATGGCAAGATCTTCCTGCACCAGGCGGACACGACAGTCGTCGCACTGAACGCCGAAACCGGTGCCGTGGAGTGGTCGGTTGTGAATGGTGATCCGTCCATCGGTGAGACCAACACAGCCACGGTTTTGCCGGTAAAGGACAAAGTGATCGTCGGGATTTCCGGCGGTGAGTTTGGTGTCCGCGGTCACACGACAGCCTATGATATGGCAAGCGGCGAACTCGTCTGGCGCGCCTATTCCATGGGGCCGGACAGCGACATACTCGTCGATCCGGAAAACACGACCCACCTTGGGAAGCCAGTCGGTGAGAACTCCGGTACGAACACCTGGGAAGGCGATCAATGGATGATCGGCGGCGGCACCACATGGGGCTGGTTCTCGGCGGATATGGATGAAAACCTGTTCTACTACGGAACAGGTAACCCATCCACATGGAACCCCGCACAGCGCCCGGGTGACAATCGCTGGTCCATGACACTGATGGCACGTGACATCGACACTGGCGTGGCCAAGTGGTTCTACCAGATGACCCCGCACGATGAGTGGGATTATGACGGTGTGAACGAGAACATCCTTACGGAGCAGATGATCGACGGTGAAGAGCGCAAACTGCTTACTCACTTTGATCGCAACGGTCTGGGATATACGATGGACCGTGTGACAGGTGAGCTTCTCGTCGCTGAAAAGTTCGATCCAGTTGTGAACTGGACATCGGGTGTGGATATGGACCCAGATTCGGAAACCTACGGGCGCCCGGCAGTAGTGGCTCAATACTCCACGGCGCAAAACGGTGAAGACGTGAACTCCACCGGTATCTGCCCGGCGGCTCTTGGGACTAAAGACCAGCAGCCTTCCGCCTATTCGCCCAGAACGGAAATGTTCTATGTGCCGACGAACCACGTCTGCATGGACTATGAGCCCTTCCGCGTGTCCTATACCGCAGGTCAACCCTATGTCGGTGCGACCCTGTCGATGTACCCTGCCCCTGACAGCCATGGCGGCATGGGTAACTTCATCGCCTGGGACGGCGTCAATGGTGAGATCAAATGGTCAATCCCCGAGAAGTTCTCGGTCTGGTCAGGTGCTCTGGCAACTGCGGGTGACGTGGTGTTCTACGGAACGCTCGAAGGTCATCTGAAAGCTGTCAGCGCTGAAACCGGTGAGGAGCTATACCGCTTCAAGACGCCATCGGGCATCATCGGCAACGTCATGTCCTATGAGCACGACGGCCGTCAGTACATCGGTATCCTATCCGGTGTCGGTGGCTGGGCTGGTATTGGTCTGGCAGCTGGTCTGACAAACCCGAACGATGGTCTGGGTGCTGTGGGCGGCTATGCAGCCCTGAGCGACTATACCGCGCTGGGTGGGCAGCTGACCGTATTTGCCCTGCCTAACTAA
- a CDS encoding c-type cytochrome has protein sequence MLKKILSVACLMALPAAGFADGHITGDAAAGEKVFRKCKACHAVGEGAENKIGPALNGVVDAAVAGKPDFKYSDTLMAMASEGKTWTPEELAGFLEKPRNYAKGTKMAFAGLRKEEDRMNVIAYLASFPAEGS, from the coding sequence ATGCTGAAGAAAATTCTATCCGTCGCCTGCCTGATGGCACTGCCTGCCGCCGGCTTTGCGGATGGACATATCACGGGCGATGCAGCAGCAGGTGAAAAGGTGTTTCGCAAGTGCAAAGCCTGCCATGCCGTTGGTGAGGGGGCTGAGAACAAGATCGGCCCCGCCCTGAACGGCGTTGTTGACGCCGCTGTCGCGGGCAAGCCTGATTTTAAATATTCGGATACGCTGATGGCGATGGCCTCTGAGGGTAAAACATGGACACCCGAGGAACTTGCCGGTTTTCTTGAAAAACCACGCAACTACGCAAAAGGCACCAAGATGGCCTTTGCCGGATTGCGCAAGGAAGAAGACCGTATGAACGTAATTGCATATCTTGCGTCTTTCCCTGCGGAAGGATCGTAA
- the fghA gene encoding S-formylglutathione hydrolase encodes MELVSENRSFGGSQQVFKHPSNTCGCEMTFAAYLPPQAQDGPVPVLWYLSGLTCTHENAMTKGGFQEHAAKNGLAVIFPDTSPRGEGVSDDEAYDLGQGAGFYVNATRDPWKTNYRMYDYIVSELRSIIVDNLPVQDRHGITGHSMGGHGAITIAIRNAGLFDSLSAFAPIANPTQSDWGRKQLSAYLGDDESNWADHDATLLLEEHGWKGDLLVDQGAADQFLDLLKPEALADMMARRRQPGQVRMQSGYDHSYFFVNSFARDHVAWHAERLH; translated from the coding sequence ATGGAGTTGGTATCAGAAAACCGGAGTTTTGGCGGCAGCCAGCAAGTCTTCAAGCACCCGTCGAATACATGCGGGTGCGAGATGACATTCGCGGCCTATCTGCCGCCTCAGGCGCAGGACGGACCCGTCCCGGTTTTGTGGTATCTCAGCGGTCTGACCTGCACCCATGAAAACGCGATGACCAAGGGCGGTTTTCAGGAACATGCAGCCAAGAACGGTCTGGCGGTCATCTTTCCCGACACCTCACCGCGCGGCGAAGGCGTAAGTGATGATGAGGCCTATGATCTGGGCCAAGGTGCGGGTTTCTACGTCAATGCGACGCGGGACCCGTGGAAGACCAACTATCGCATGTATGATTATATCGTGAGCGAATTGCGGTCGATCATCGTGGATAATCTGCCGGTGCAGGACAGGCACGGCATCACCGGCCATTCGATGGGCGGGCATGGTGCGATCACGATCGCCATCCGCAACGCAGGCCTGTTTGATTCCCTCTCTGCCTTTGCGCCCATTGCCAATCCGACGCAGTCCGACTGGGGTCGTAAGCAACTCAGCGCGTATCTGGGGGATGACGAAAGCAACTGGGCGGATCATGATGCGACGCTCTTGCTTGAAGAGCACGGCTGGAAGGGTGATTTGCTGGTCGATCAGGGCGCTGCGGATCAGTTTCTTGATCTGCTCAAACCCGAAGCACTCGCTGATATGATGGCCCGGCGGCGTCAACCCGGACAGGTCCGGATGCAGAGCGGTTATGACCATTCATATTTCTTCGTGAACAGTTTCGCGCGGGATCATGTCGCGTGGCACGCGGAGCGACTACACTGA
- a CDS encoding S-(hydroxymethyl)glutathione dehydrogenase/class III alcohol dehydrogenase — protein sequence MRTRAAVAVAAGQPLEVMEVNLDGPRAGEVLVEIKATGLCHTDEFTRSGDDPEGIFPAILGHEGAGVVIEIGEGVTSLEVGDHVIPLYTPECRECDYCLNPKTNLCQKVRATQGQGLLPDGSTRFSMLDGTPIHHYMGCSTFANHTVVPEIALAKVRKDAPFDKICYIGCGVTTGIGAVINTAKVEIGSTAAVFGLGGIGLNVIQGLRLAGADQIIGVDLNDDKEEMARHFGLTDFVNPSKVEGDMVAHLVELSGGGCDYTFDATGNVNVMRTALEAAHKGWGVSIIIGVAPAGAEISTRPFQLVTGRVWRGTAFGGAKGRTDVPKIVDWYMDGKIEIDPMITHKLSLDEINHGFDLMHQGKSIRAVVEF from the coding sequence ATGAGAACGCGTGCGGCGGTTGCGGTTGCGGCTGGGCAGCCTCTTGAGGTTATGGAGGTCAATCTTGACGGCCCGCGTGCCGGAGAGGTTTTGGTCGAGATCAAGGCAACGGGCCTGTGCCATACGGATGAGTTCACGCGCTCGGGCGATGATCCCGAAGGCATCTTTCCGGCCATTCTGGGCCATGAGGGCGCGGGCGTTGTCATCGAGATCGGCGAGGGTGTGACCAGCCTTGAGGTGGGCGATCATGTGATCCCGCTTTATACGCCGGAGTGTCGCGAGTGTGACTACTGCCTGAACCCCAAGACGAACCTCTGCCAGAAAGTGCGCGCCACGCAGGGCCAGGGGCTGCTGCCCGATGGCTCAACCCGGTTTTCGATGCTGGATGGCACGCCGATCCACCACTACATGGGCTGCTCGACCTTTGCCAACCACACGGTTGTGCCGGAAATCGCGCTGGCCAAGGTGCGCAAGGACGCGCCCTTTGATAAAATCTGCTACATCGGCTGCGGCGTGACCACCGGCATCGGTGCCGTTATTAACACGGCAAAGGTTGAGATTGGGTCAACGGCCGCCGTCTTCGGGCTGGGCGGCATCGGTCTGAACGTGATTCAAGGGCTGCGGCTGGCGGGCGCGGATCAGATCATCGGCGTCGATCTGAACGACGACAAGGAAGAGATGGCGCGCCATTTCGGCCTGACCGATTTCGTGAACCCCAGCAAGGTCGAGGGCGACATGGTCGCGCATCTGGTCGAACTGTCGGGCGGGGGCTGCGATTACACCTTCGACGCCACGGGCAATGTGAACGTGATGCGCACGGCTCTCGAGGCGGCGCACAAGGGCTGGGGCGTGAGCATCATCATCGGCGTGGCCCCTGCGGGTGCCGAGATTTCGACGCGCCCGTTTCAGCTGGTGACCGGCCGGGTCTGGCGCGGCACGGCGTTCGGCGGAGCCAAGGGACGCACGGATGTGCCCAAGATCGTGGACTGGTACATGGACGGCAAGATCGAGATCGACCCCATGATCACCCACAAACTCAGCTTGGACGAAATCAACCACGGCTTCGACCTCATGCACCAAGGCAAATCAATCAGAGCCGTCGTGGAGTTTTGA
- a CDS encoding quinoprotein relay system zinc metallohydrolase 2: MFEAMITLCLSLGEGPCRDHLLPGYEAQTQAACQVALSESPPDVSIFQGLQAQGVATCQPVGEALNVTEVASGVFVHVGRIEEPNASNRGDVSNLGFIVGETSVAVVDSGSARWIGEALWRTIRARTDKPVSHAIVTHMHPDHALGAALFSEAGAALVAHDSLPRALADRQANYLESLTSLIGADILLGTRAPVIDITVTEVLQIDLGARVLTLQAWPVAHTGNDLTVWDTATGTFFAGDLIFDRHTPALDGRLTGWRAVLRELQGLDIERVVPGHGGAALDWPLGSEPIARYLSVLEEDTRAAVEAGTRLGTAVEEIAQSERSLWQLFDAYNPRNATVAFTELEWE; the protein is encoded by the coding sequence ATGTTTGAAGCGATGATAACCCTGTGTTTGAGCCTTGGCGAAGGGCCTTGCCGTGACCATCTTTTGCCGGGCTATGAGGCGCAGACACAGGCGGCCTGTCAGGTGGCGCTGTCCGAAAGCCCGCCTGATGTGAGCATTTTTCAAGGATTGCAGGCACAAGGCGTTGCAACCTGTCAGCCAGTGGGCGAGGCGTTGAATGTAACAGAGGTCGCATCTGGGGTGTTTGTCCACGTCGGTCGCATTGAAGAGCCAAACGCATCGAACCGGGGTGACGTCAGCAACTTGGGCTTCATTGTGGGCGAGACGAGTGTCGCAGTTGTCGATTCCGGTAGTGCGCGTTGGATTGGCGAAGCGCTGTGGCGCACCATACGTGCACGTACAGACAAGCCGGTCAGTCATGCAATTGTCACGCATATGCATCCCGATCACGCGCTGGGGGCCGCGCTTTTTTCCGAGGCTGGGGCCGCTTTGGTTGCGCATGATAGCTTGCCGCGCGCGCTCGCAGACAGGCAGGCCAACTATCTGGAGAGCCTGACGTCTCTGATCGGGGCGGATATTCTGTTGGGTACGCGCGCGCCGGTGATCGACATTACGGTGACGGAGGTGTTGCAGATTGATCTGGGCGCGCGGGTCCTGACGTTGCAGGCTTGGCCGGTGGCGCACACCGGCAACGATCTCACCGTTTGGGATACTGCGACGGGGACGTTTTTCGCGGGCGATCTGATTTTCGACCGCCACACGCCCGCGCTGGATGGACGGTTGACAGGATGGCGTGCGGTGCTGCGCGAACTGCAGGGCTTGGACATTGAACGTGTTGTGCCGGGGCATGGTGGCGCTGCGCTGGACTGGCCACTGGGATCAGAGCCGATAGCACGATACCTCTCGGTTCTCGAAGAGGATACCCGCGCGGCGGTCGAGGCTGGCACGCGACTAGGCACGGCAGTCGAGGAAATAGCGCAAAGTGAACGCAGTCTTTGGCAGCTTTTTGACGCCTATAATCCGCGCAATGCCACCGTTGCTTTCACAGAGTTGGAATGGGAATGA
- a CDS encoding quinoprotein dehydrogenase-associated SoxYZ-like carrier: MALKLMTLATVAALVSGAAWATDEVRNPLLPGETWEELRYDVVGDAPLASADGVLTIEAPFRAHDAATVPIILRQTEGSASISTATVVIDENPAPIAAVFGFTPAMGLLDFEMRVRVNQYSNVRVIAQTPDGLHMAGRFVKASGGCSAPASKDPEIALAGMGKMKLRTFDNGAQMSTPRREAQIMIRHPNYSGLQRDQITQLFIPAHFIDHIEVWQDDELLFTMDGGISISENPVFRFAYNDNGSTALTVKATDTDGNEFEKVLPKSVSG; this comes from the coding sequence ATGGCTTTAAAACTCATGACACTGGCCACAGTTGCCGCTTTGGTATCAGGCGCGGCATGGGCCACAGATGAGGTACGAAACCCGCTGTTGCCGGGCGAGACCTGGGAAGAGCTGCGATATGACGTCGTGGGGGATGCGCCGCTTGCCTCCGCCGACGGCGTACTGACGATCGAAGCGCCCTTCCGCGCGCATGATGCCGCCACAGTACCGATCATTCTACGCCAGACCGAGGGCAGCGCCTCGATCAGCACAGCCACCGTTGTGATTGATGAAAACCCGGCCCCCATCGCTGCGGTGTTTGGGTTTACACCTGCCATGGGGCTGCTGGATTTCGAGATGCGCGTGCGCGTCAATCAATACTCCAACGTACGTGTGATCGCGCAAACGCCTGACGGGCTGCATATGGCGGGTCGCTTTGTCAAAGCCTCTGGCGGATGTTCTGCGCCCGCGTCGAAGGACCCTGAGATTGCGCTGGCTGGCATGGGCAAGATGAAACTGCGGACCTTTGATAACGGCGCGCAAATGTCGACACCCCGTCGCGAAGCGCAGATCATGATCCGCCATCCGAACTATTCAGGCCTTCAGCGCGATCAGATCACCCAGTTGTTCATTCCCGCCCATTTCATTGATCATATAGAAGTGTGGCAGGATGACGAATTGCTATTCACCATGGATGGCGGCATTTCGATATCTGAAAACCCTGTGTTCCGATTTGCCTATAATGACAACGGCTCCACCGCCCTGACCGTGAAAGCCACGGATACGGACGGCAATGAATTTGAAAAGGTCCTGCCGAAATCAGTGAGCGGCTGA